In Sphingomonas sp. LR60, the following are encoded in one genomic region:
- a CDS encoding nuclear transport factor 2 family protein produces MITQSRSRHSREGGNSDAQVFARGETSEVLDPRIRGDDGVWWIAVDQVQVQTIAICQEVLMRRIRIALAILAVPIAGTSPAAQPNEREPSEAALAKLDLQQKEMVAKADIDGLAALSSSKLTINAPTGRVLTREQFIAMMRSGQIGAENFERTVESVTVSGSVGVVMGNEVFTPTALSELGRRYGVVPLKRRYTNIYVRDRGTWRWLARHANVVLTR; encoded by the coding sequence ATGATCACGCAAAGCCGCTCCCGTCATTCCCGCGAAGGCGGGAATTCAGACGCGCAGGTTTTCGCAAGAGGCGAAACGTCAGAGGTTCTGGATCCCCGCATTCGCGGGGATGACGGAGTTTGGTGGATAGCGGTCGACCAAGTTCAGGTGCAGACAATTGCGATTTGTCAGGAGGTTTTGATGCGCCGCATTCGAATTGCTCTCGCCATCCTGGCCGTGCCAATCGCCGGAACGTCTCCGGCTGCGCAGCCGAACGAGCGGGAACCAAGCGAGGCGGCCCTTGCGAAATTGGACCTTCAGCAGAAAGAGATGGTCGCGAAGGCCGATATTGACGGACTCGCGGCACTCTCTTCGTCGAAGTTGACGATCAACGCACCTACCGGCCGCGTCCTCACCCGAGAGCAGTTCATCGCAATGATGCGTAGCGGGCAGATCGGGGCCGAAAACTTTGAGCGCACGGTGGAGAGCGTCACGGTGAGTGGCTCCGTGGGCGTAGTAATGGGCAATGAGGTTTTCACGCCCACCGCACTAAGTGAGCTGGGACGCAGGTACGGCGTCGTTCCCCTGAAGCGCCGATACACCAACATCTATGTCCGCGATCGCGGCACATGGCGGTGGCTCGCACGACACGCTAACGTTGTCCTGACGCGTTAA
- the ruvC gene encoding crossover junction endodeoxyribonuclease RuvC yields the protein MIILGLDPGLGTTGWGVIRAEGNRLSHVGNGQIRTDPSMPLPRRLANLYAALIDVIRAERPDEAAVEEVLGNTNAQSTLKLGQARGVVLLAASGAGLTIGEYHPSTVKKAVVGTGGAEKRQIQAMMAVLLPGAKLAGPDAADALAVAICHAHHVASAQGMMRRARAGA from the coding sequence GTGATCATCCTCGGCCTCGACCCCGGCCTGGGCACGACCGGCTGGGGGGTGATCCGCGCCGAGGGGAACCGGCTGAGCCATGTCGGCAACGGCCAGATCCGCACCGACCCGTCGATGCCGCTGCCGCGCCGGCTCGCGAACCTCTACGCCGCATTGATCGACGTCATTCGCGCCGAACGGCCCGATGAGGCGGCGGTCGAGGAGGTGCTGGGGAATACCAATGCGCAATCGACGCTCAAGCTGGGGCAGGCGCGTGGGGTGGTGTTGCTGGCGGCAAGCGGCGCGGGGCTGACGATCGGGGAGTATCACCCCTCGACCGTCAAGAAGGCGGTCGTCGGCACCGGCGGCGCGGAGAAGCGGCAAATTCAGGCGATGATGGCGGTGCTGCTGCCCGGCGCCAAGCTGGCCGGTCCGGACGCGGCCGACGCCCTGGCGGTCGCGATCTGCCACGCGCACCATGTCGCAAGCGCGCAAGGGATGATGCGGCGCGCGCGGGCGGGGGCGTAA